The Equus asinus isolate D_3611 breed Donkey chromosome 14, EquAss-T2T_v2, whole genome shotgun sequence genomic sequence tGTTTCATAATGtcctggagattcatccatgttgtggcaggtgtcagaattttcttcctttttaaggctgaataatatcccattgtgcaTGTATACCaaattttgtttgtccattcatccatcgatggacacttgggcagCTTCCATGTTTGAGCTATCGCAAATAATGCTGTTGTGAACGTGAGTGTAAAAATATGTCTTtgaatccctgctttcaattcttttgggtatatacccaggagtggaactgctgggtcttatggtaattctatttttaaattttgagaagctgccctactgttttccacagcgctgccccattttacattcccatcaacagtgctcAAGTGTTCAATTTCTCACACTTTGCCCAAGAGCCTCCAATTTGGGGAATGAATTTTGCCCATTGGTGTTTATTGTGATCACTGATATTCGGGGATCTTAGGTCGTTTCAGTCTGTGGCTTCCCTCTTGGTTGTTAACTGCTAGGGATGATCTCTAGTTCCATCCTGCCTCTGGGTTTTATGGCTAATTGTCTCTCATCACCCCCTTGCTTCTTGGTTCCACTTGCTGGGAGGGTGGGTGACTCAGGTGACCGATTAACCACTGACTTCTGGTTCCAGCAATGGCAGCGTTGTGGTGGAATTTGACGTCATCCTGGAGGCAAACTACACTTCAGCATTTGAGGGACTGTTTGTAAACCTCATTGAGATCGTAAAGACCAAGACTATGAATGAGACCAAAAGGCTACACCCAGAATCTAAGGAATGCAAAGGTAGGTCTACCTAAAACCCTTTGATGTTGGTGAGGAAAGGATGAGAGGCGTCCCTTCAGGAGGActcagcctccccaccccaccattcatctctcctctcttctggaACTCCAGAgaccttgctataggaacccaaAAGCCAGGCTTGGGGGCCTTCCTCAGACTCTGCAGTACTCCCAGCAGCCCCGCCCAGTCCAGCACTGAGGTTGTCACCAGCCCTGATGCCCCCATCTGAGCCTGCTCACAGGCCTAGATGCAGCTAGGGATAGGCCAAGACCCTAGTCATGTAGGCCCAGCATAGAGGATGTGGTATAGAAGAAAGGGAGGCTGGCTACCCCCAGcaattctgttctgttcttttcCACCACCTTTATCAGGCTTCTCAACTCTGTGTTTCAACGAGGAGGCCACCACTGTGAGCAAGACCGTGAAGCTGGGTTTTGACTTGAAGGGTAAGCAGGGGCAGGGGACAGTGTGTGGGCAGTAAACATAGGGGCTAGGAGGCACTTCACCCAGGCTGATGCTTACTGCCCACTCCTCACCAGAGCAATGCAGCCAGAAGGCTGCGAAGGACTTTGCCGCATTCTACTATGTGGAGGAGCTAAACGGGAACCCAACCTGTGTGACCAAGTGCACCTCGGGGACAAAGTCACAACTGAATTGTCACCAGGGCAAGTGCCAGCTGGAGCAAAGTGGTCCCCGCTGCCTGTAAGTGCCCAGCCCCTCTAAGCCCAGGGCCCACCTCCTCTGGTGGTAGGGCCGCGCCCTCCCTCACAGTCACTGAGGGGGCAGGGTTGGGGTGAGCAGAGCTCGAATGGCGCCTTCTCGCCCCTCCTCTATGTCCCTCTTTCCTCTACCCGGGTTCCTCAGAGTGAGGAGGATGTATAGATTGCAGACATGCACATCCTGGGACTGAGCAAGCCCCTTCCTGAGTAATTTCCAGTTAATCTTTATCTACACATCTCTCTCATCCATCATCCCAGCCATGGTGCCACTATCACCTCTAGCTACGGCTTAGAGATTAGATGGGGCAACGTCGTGTGTGTGGGATGAGGCACCCGACATTCTCAGATTCTGAATTCCTGCTCTGCAGTCCCGGGGTCCCCTCACCCCCCACTATCCCTTAGTCTTGGGGAGTCAGGGAGGGTGCCCAGCCCCTGTCCTTGGAGGGAGAGCCTGTTTCCTGAGCTGTGACCCTGACTTTTTCTTTTGGGAGACTGAGTGTGAGAGATGCTGCCTGAGCATCCCTGAGCTCAGGCTGCCCTGAGCTTGCATATGTCCCTAGATGCCCAAGCTCGGACACGCACTGGCACCTGGGAGAGACCTGTGGGGTCATCATCAGCAAGAGCATGGTGTACTGGATTGTGGGGGCTGTGGTGGTGCTGCTGCTGATCCTGGTGGTTGccctgtccatcttcctcagccGATCCCAGAGAAAACTGCACCAGTAAGCTGGGgccagacccagagagaggggaccACCATTGGAATATCCCAAGGCTCTGCTCCTTCTGGCTCAGCAGCTGGAGGTCAGCCAAGGCCTGAGGGGAACCTTGACcggcccctcccagctctgggtgCAGCAAAGGGCAGCCTGCTGATGGGAAAGTATATATCCGTttggcagagaaatggaaacaaaaacttGTGTACCGAAATTACCTGGTGTTTATTTTCACCTTGGCTGCCACGGAGCAACTGTCACAATGGGACGCCAGGGCACATCTGGTGTCGCTTTCCCCAGCTGTAAAACAGATAAGATCCACCTGAGAAGGTTGCCATGAAATGCCCGGTACAGCACCTGGCTGGCAGGTGGCAGTTCAAGGGAGCTGCCCTGACTCTAGTCCGACGCCCCCACCtcacagataggaaaactgaggcctgcTGAGGGATGAAGGGGGGCAGGCGATGGTGATGTTCCCAGGCACACTCCTTGTTTTCTGTGTCTGCCACTGGGGGCAGGCCCCTCCATGACTCAGGGCTTGGCCATGAAAGCTCCTTCCAGAAGTTGAGGGTCGGGGCCTCTGAGCCCCCTCGTCCGCCCCCTGCCACCAGCTGCTCATGGCATTTCTCTTGGCAGGCAAGAACACAATCTGTTTCGAGAGTGGCAAAAAGAAGGCATCCTCGGCAGTTTCCAGAATGCACACGTCTGGGAAGGTACCTCTCATCAAGGGCAGGAGTCGGGCCAGAGCTGAGGGTGGAGCAAGGCTGAGAAGGCACTGCGGTCGGACTCATTGTGGCTGTGGGTGACTCACACTTCCTGTCAGCCCACCCACATCTGCCGCCACAGCCAGGCTGGGCCAGCTCCTCTGCAGCCTCCTGACCCAGAGCTCCCATGGGCCACCCCCCGCTGCCCCTGCAGTCTTTCCTTGGCTCCTCCAGTCTGTGTGTGGCCCACCAATGCCCACTGTTTTCCCTCCTCCATGCCTTTGCATGGACCGCGCCACTGTCTGGAAGGTTCCCCTCATCCGAGTCTCAGCACACCCCACTCCCACTCTATTTCCAAGATCAGGTTCAAACGTTGCTCCTCCATGTGTGTTCAGCCTCCTCTGGCTCCCAGAGCCCCTGATGGCACCGCACCCAGCTGCCATGGAAAACCGTCACGTCCGCTCTGCTCTCTCACTACATGAACCCTTGGCCCTGAGCATCTCTGTCCACCTCTATCCTTGCCCCTGAGCAAATCCTGCCTTCCCAGTTCTTCCTGACAAACACCACGGAGGGGCTACAGGGATGACTGAAAGGATCCTGCCCCTGGAGGGCATCAGACGCACACACAGTTTATGGGATGATAGATAGGGCCGTGCCCAGGGCTCCACAGGGCACAGAGGGACGCCTGACCCAGCCCGGAGTGGGGCGGGCTCAGAGAAGGCTGCAGAGGTGACGGCGCCTGATTCACACACTGTGGGTAAGGGTCAGCGCTCAGAACCGGTGAGTAAGCCGCATGCGTCCTGCTTCCAGGAACATAGAGCCCAGTGAGGAGCCAGGAGGGGGAAAGGGCAGTTCAGCAGAGGGCATTGCTTCGGAAAGGGCGTGGGTGGGAACAAGTGTGGGCCGTGGGGGAACCCAAGGCAGGCCAGCAGGATGTGAGGTTGGCAGAGCCAGGTCATGGAGGGCTTTGTGGGCCATGATTGGGGGACCCACTGGAGGGGCTTTAAGGGAAGGCGGCCGACATGCATTGTGAGTAGCTCATTCATGTGGATTTGAGGGGGATGGCACTAAAGTAGGGAGACCAGGGAGGTGTTCCACAGTCTAACGGATGGGGTTCGCTGAGGCTGAGTGGGGGCAGTGGGGATGGGAGGAGTGGACGGATGGAGCAGTTTAGATGTCAGTGAGCCGGGTAGGACTTGTTGCTTGCAGGCTTGGTGGAGAGGGTCACTACCTGGGCCGGGGCGCAGAGGGGAGAGGCAGCAGGTGGGGCATGCTGCGTTGGGGGCTGGTGGGGTGCAGAGGGGGTGGCACCACAGGCTCTGGCCTGTCTGAAGCCTGGGGAGTGGCCTGCAGACAGTGCTGGGCGTCCTCAGCTCAGTTTGGCCCACCatggggagaaggcaggtgaggaGGGTGGAAGGCAGGGCCCCGGGGAGGACCTGGAAGCAGGCAGAGAAGGAATGGTCTGGGAGGTGCCAGGAGACCAAAGGACAGAGTGAGCTGCAGGACCGGGGAAGTGGGGGCTGAGCATACACCAACTCGCCAACTCTAACACAAAGGAGAAGATTCCAGACACAGCTGTTTGCAGCCTGCTGTGGTTACCGTTGCTAAGACTGAGTGTCCGTGGCAACCCCAAGCCAAACCTTCCTCCTGCTCCACCCTGTCATCCCTGTGCCTGCCCATGGCCCATGCTCACCACGGCCATGACTTTTGACTCCAAGGCTCGTCAGAGGGCTGCTGCTCTGGTTCCCACCTGTGCCTGCGTCACACCGGGCCAGCTCCCCAGACACGCTCCAGAGTCATCAAGACCCACCTTGGAGATAAGCTGCCATGGTGGAAGGATGGGCGGGCAGTGGGAAGATAGTTTAGGGCAGATATGGGACTGACTCTTCAAACCTGCTCCTTTCACTGGAAAAAATCCCCGCTCCGTATCTCTCCAGGCTCCCCCAGGCTCGCTCTCACCCAGTTCCTCTCCCCACAGATCAGAATCTGAGGGACAGATTCGGCCTTGCAAACGCCTACAACCACTTCCGGCCCTCTCTGGGGAACATTGACTCCAACACAGAGGTGACTCAGGGGCCCACCCCCAGCCAGGAGCTGCTCCCTTCCTGTCACCCCTGCCCCCTACCACTCTGGGGCTGCCTGGGGAGAGTGGGGCACACTCGGCCCAGATGCAGGTCACTCCCTGTGGTCATGGCCATCGCACAGCCTCCCTTGgcctcacctcctctctctcacccccAGTTCCGCATTGAGAGGCCCCAGGTGGTGACACCTGCTCCTTGACCAGGACAGATGCTTCCACTCATCCCCCAGTTCCAGACGACAAGACTTTAGTGGAGAGCCCACTGCAGGCCCAGTGTGGGTCAAGAGGAAACATGTGAGGGCCTGAGGCATGTCCTGCTCAGAGCTGGCGGGCTTGGCTCCGTCCCCTGCTGCGAGCCGCTCTTGCCCCCGACCCAAGAGGCCCAAGGCTGCCCAGACACCTTGCATCCTTGTTTGCTCCACAGTGACTCCCCTCTCTGGAATTTTCCTACCAATAAAAGAGCAAATTTCAAAGTGCagagtgtggtgtgtgtggttctcttccttctcctgcagGGCCCGGCTGGGGCCTGGGTCTCCAGGAAGGTCCTTCGCCGGAGAGCGTTCCTCTCAGGCCTGAGTGCTGAATCTGGACCCGGGGATGCTCTCGGGCACCTTCCTGTGCCCACACATGGAGTACCAGCCCCTCACCGGCTCCGGGCCAGGTCAGGGCCAGGCCGCCTCTGCCTGAGGTCTCTGTGATGGACGAGCCTAGGGTCAGgtcctggggaggggagtggacCCAGGGTGTCAGGGGTGGGGGCAAAGGAGTGAGCACTAAGCTCTGCTGACCTTGCTGGGGACCGAGGTCACTCCAGATGGCCACAGGGACCCACGCTCACCTGAGAACCCGCAGACCCAAGTACAGTCAGCCATCAGGGGCTGGGCACTGGCCCAGGGGCAGCCATGACCTGCACCCCATGTCTTGGTGAGGTACCCATAGGGGCAGTAAAGGGGGCTTGAGAAGAGGGGACGGGGGTCTCCTTGCAGGGGAATGGAGTCAGATACCGGGCATCCTTCTCCTATCGGGCCCAGGCCCAGTCCTTCCCTGCCACTTCCTACCCACTCCAGGGGTCTTCTCGGTTCTCCCAGCACTTCAGGTTCCTGCACCTGCCCCTTCATTGGGACAACAAGTCTGATGGCCTGCGTGCTTTGTGCCTGGCCAGGCAgggctccccctccctctgccctttgGCCTGGAACAGGCCCCGCACCCCCAGTCGTGAGTGAAGCTCCCAGACTGACTCAGATTCGGCCAGCCCCCAGGTCCCCAGTGTCTCAAGGATCAAAGGGCTCTGGGGCCTATTTATTTCTGGGGTTCCTCGGCTGACGTTTATTTGGACAGTTTCTGCCAGAGCAAAGAGCAGACGCACAGCCCTCCGAGGTCCAATGTCGAGACTAGCGACAATGACGTTCTGCCTAGCAGCCCTTGTCCTCCAGCTCCTGTCCCCCTATGCTGCTGCTGAGCATGGTGAGTGACCCCCGGCCTCgctgccctcccagccccagccctgccagctCTCTCCTGGATCTGCCCGAGGGTGGGCTGCCTTCTGGGGCCCAGGTCAGGGTGCCCTCCGCCTGGAGCTCACCACACGCCCCTCGCcttcttctttcccctccccacgaGATTTGGGAGAAGAGCTGGGCTTTGGAGCTCCTCCAAGGGAgcttctgtgagcctcagtttcatctccAGGAAGTGGGAATAAGGCCTGCTCGCCAGGGCTGGAGGATTAGACGGAATCAGCAGGGCATCATCTCTGGCATGTGGCAGACGCTCAGCCAATGTTGGGGCCTGTCCTTACTCCTCAAATGTGTCCTTCCAATCCCCTCTGCCCCTTCACCCCTGCACCAAATGCCCCGGGTCTTCCTCACATAACACGAGACAAATGCCTTGAATCTTCGCGCTCTCTAACTCTATCCTGCCTCTGTTGGCAtcaccccacccctgccttgTGCCCCTAGGATGTCAGGGGGCTGTCAGGTGTCCCAGAACCAGGAGAGAGGCCACTGCTGTAGCTAAATGGGCACAAGATGGGGTTTCAGGAGGCCCAGATTCTAATCCTGCCATGAAACAGCCGTGGGGCAACCCAGGtcttctctggcctcagtttctccccatAAAGGACAAGGGTTGGAACCTTTAAGTTTCCTTCCAACTCAGCTGCTCTAGGCTCTGTGGCTGTGGGGACAGGGCTCAGGTCAGCAGAGGATGACAGTGGTCCTGGTGGGACCCTCCCAgagctccctctgcccctcacctGCCCCCAGAGAAAAAGGGAGGGGAACCAAGGCAGAAACCAAAGGTTGGTCATCCTGGGAGAGAAGGGAGCTTGCAGGCAGAAGCAGGGTGCACTCTGGGCCCTGTAGATGTCATTCAAACCTCCATGTCCTGGACTTTGTCCTGCCCTGAGCTCACGTCAGGAGCAGTGGGGGCTCCCGGTCCCCCTGGCCCAGCCGCTGGCTAGCTCTTCTCCAGGGAGGAaacgggatgggggagggggagaaagtaCACCTGAGCCTGTCCCTAGGCCTGGAGCCTCCTTGGCCCAAACCCATCTACAGTAGGCAGGGCCTTCTCTGggggcctgcctggggctgccCAGGCTAATGAAGAGAATGGGGGCAGAAAtaggggcagggaggctgggcagAGTGCAGCAGTGACTTAGCTTGCTCAAAAGGACTGATTCACAGACCTGAACGCTGTCACTTAGCACAGACTCCCAATGTGATGTCACCCCGAGCTGCCATCTTGTTACTGGTAAGAATGACACCTTCTTCCTGGTTCCGTGATGGGCCTTAGCTAGGGATCTTTCCAGCTCCCTGTCATCCCTCCACCCCctgctccctcctttctttcttcctgcttctctcttccctctttctggtccctccctccccttccctctctcttccctttcttcttctctccaccccccacccttGGCCTCTTCCCACATTCTGCATGCTGTGGCTCACTGCATCTCTAGCCTCAGTCTCcctctctgtgaaatggggcctTTTGGACTCTGCTCCTGCTCTCCAAAATTCTGTGGTCCCCTGTCTGGGCCTGGCATCAGCTGGTCTATAGAGACCTGGCCAGCTTTGAGTGACATTTGACTGTCCCATGTCTCCTCTCTGGGGACCCAGAGCCTCATCCTTCCTCAGGCTCCTGGGCTGGGGATGCCCGGATGGGTGTGGGCCTGGAGGAGGTGCCTAGCAGCCTGCATCTCACTCTTCCTGACAGACACAACCTCTTGCAACCACCAGGCCACCTCCTTCCAGCACACCCTGGTTATACTGCATCTCAACACAATGTCCTCTGCCCTGCTCAGCACTATCCAGCCTCAGCAAGTGCTGTCTCACCTCCCACACCCAGTACGAATGGGACCAAGGCCTGGGTGCTCAGTCATCTGTCTAGAATGTGCCCTTCTGACCCTTCCACCCTGCCCACCCTGCAGCCCACACCCACCCTGGGCCCTTTCACTCATCCctgtgttgacaaaaataatccataatcagcctgtaaatcaaaattagggtgagtttattatgagccagagtgaggattctaacccaggaaggccttagaaggtgtttcagagaagcatgggtttcactACAGTCTtctatctttttagaacaaagaacatacattaaacacacccatgGTACATTTTCATCAGAGTTTCAAAGAGTTATTCACTTGCAAATTAGGAGGTCAACATGACACCGATGTCAGGAAAAGGGACTAACCcaggcattaccaatagggtgtaGAGGGAAAGAGTGCATTCTTGactttaatggttaagcagatgtacaacgtatgtttgataggccgtaagtcaggctttttagttcaagtcAAATCAGTCTTGAACCTGAATAGTTACCCTATAtccctcaatatgtgaaaatctcttgtacTGACAAGAAGCAAGGAGATGGGGCAGGAGGCCGTAGTAATTGGGGTGAGAATAACATCAGTGCCGACCTGGTGGTtacaagagaaatggaaagaagtggaCACGTTCAAGATATGCTCCAGTAGGTCTGGTTCATGGAGTAGATGTGGGACGTGAGGGGGGAAGAGAATTAGAACGCTTTCTGAGGTGCTGGCCTTCAGCAACTAATAGAAGGGTATTTTCTGAGAGGGATCTAGCAGAGAAATTAGGGGTTCTGTTTTGGACAAGTCTGGGATGCCTAATTAACATCACCTGGAGATGTCAAGACGAAAATAGGAATCAGTCTGCCATTGAGAGGGGAGGCCAGAGCAAGAGACACACATGGGAGTCATCAGACTGCAGGTGATGTGTAAAGCCATGAGCTTACCCTGGATAATGAAGCAAGGAGAGCTCAGGGTGGAGCCCCAGGGCATGTCAGATCCCACAAAGGATGCCTAGAAGGAATGGCCCGACGGGAGGGAGGAAAACAGTGCAGTAACCCAGAAGCCATGGAATATAATCCTTCAAGAAGGAGAGGGTGTGAGCAAGAGGTGGTAAAACTTAAAACTACAAAGAGTTACTATCTTTAACCCATTGCATGGCCCTAATCCATTGTGTCTGGTGTAAGCCCCACAAACAgggcggcttaaaacaacacaaactcaTTGTCTCCAAGTTCTAGAGACTGGAACCCAGGTGCTAACGGGCCATGCTCTGTCTGGTAGCTCCAAAGGagcatccttccttgcctcttctgccttctggcCTTTACCAGCCATCCTTGGGGTCagtggcttgtagatgcatcctCTAGTCACCTGGCCatctcctctccctgtgtcttcacatcgtcttccctctctgtgtgtctgtctgtctctgcccaaatttcccttttttatgaggacacagccatattggattagagcccaccttaatgacctcattttaacttgattacctctgtagtgAACTGTCtccaaaaaaggtcacattcCAAGGTACTAGGGGCTAAGATTTCAATTatcttttgaggggacacaaCTCAACCCATGACAGTCACCAAGAATCAAAAAGCTAGACAGCATATGGGCCATCGGGGAGTGGTTTCCCCGACATTGACACAGAATTGACACAGAAAGGTGGAGAGAATGCAATTGGTACAATTCTATAGAAGGCCTGGGAAAGAAGTAACACAACATTCAGAGCTTCTGCTCTTTCACCTACATCTTCTATGTTAAGGAATTTACCCTAGCTATGCACTCACATACCCGTACAAAGTCGTGTGTGCAAGGGTAGCCATATTCACTCCAGTAAAAGATAGGACCTGGCTACATCGCTTTTTTAttgctgccatgacaaagtatCACACAGTTAGTCACTTAAAACAACAGCCTTTTCTTATCTCATAGTTTGATGAGTCAGAAGTCTAGGTACAGGTGTGGTTCAGCTAGGTGCTTGCCAGgctgaaaccaaggtgtcagcagaatTGTGTTCCTTGCTGGGTTCTCTGTGGAGGAgtccacttccaaactcattcaagCTGTTGGCAGAATTGAGCTCGCCATGAGGCCCCctctgatgcggggtcggtgagccgagtcgtcgaaagaaagatttcttggactctcaagatctggcagtagtgctcttttatttggaGAATAGTACggaataacatggggacagggcccatgggcagtcagagcttctgctgccactgcttctgctgcccccactggcatggggacaggacccacgggcaggcagagcagctgctgctgcccccgctggcatggggacaggacccatgggcaggcagagctggtgtgtggggacaggacccacgggcagtcagagctcctgcggctgccccgagttgaggattagggctaattttataaggcatgggtatatgggtcatttctttacaagacaaaggaaagaacatgaaaaaaagaaagttaaaatggtatcagtgcaggtagggtctggtcgttgggtgatcccaagacttttagacaagaatcaaatcggattaagtaaaggtcagaagccaccaccctaaatcagttacatgagattgccagacagcaaccaacttcttgccttccccattaagagtttctagggataaggtcatctctcttctttttcctggtacagagagggagacacctttacagacagagatttaccttagaaatgtaaatgtgtcccaacaagggcaagttccattcctcagagcctccttccctgtcccagtttatcaaaagcaatcagccccaaaacaatcctgatgccaaagagacatatcttggggtggccaatttcaggtccctacaaggtcatcccccttccttcacaaatgcaatgtctctcaaaaggacaagcaaaattccagtcctcggagcctgcttctcatgtgCAGTTttcaaagtaaccagcctaaaatcctcatcaccctccatctgcaaagccagcaatggcttgTCCTCAtgctttgaatttctctgatttctcttctgctcctgccctctgcttttttttttttttttgaggaagattggcaacagatgttagctctgttgtttttttttgaggacgattagccatgagctgacatctgccgccaatcctctttttgctgaggaagactggccctgagctactatctatgcccatcttcctctactttatatgtgggacgcctgccacatcatggcttgacaagctcttgcctaggtccatgcctgggatcagaacctgcaaaccctgggctgccaaagctgagcacatgaactttaccactataccactgggccggcccctcccgccCTCTGCTCTTAAGGGCTCATGTGATAACATTGGACCTGCCCTGATAATCCAGCATAATCTCCCTGTTTTAACTAATTAGTCAACTGGTTAGTACCTATAGTTATACATACAAAGACCCTTCCACCATGTGACGTAACATATTCTCAGAAGTAACACCATGGGGCAGAGGTCATGGGGGCCAAAGTTCTGCCTGCCACACAGCCTAATGTCCATCTCT encodes the following:
- the LOC106839302 gene encoding mucin-12-like, with the protein product MRKDPAARPALSGDAGDPDPATGSLARGDCYSDNADDCNGSVVVEFDVILEANYTSAFEGLFVNLIEIVKTKTMNETKRLHPESKECKGFSTLCFNEEATTVSKTVKLGFDLKEQCSQKAAKDFAAFYYVEELNGNPTCVTKCTSGTKSQLNCHQGKCQLEQSGPRCLCPSSDTHWHLGETCGVIISKSMVYWIVGAVVVLLLILVVALSIFLSRSQRKLHQQEHNLFREWQKEGILGSFQNAHVWEDQNLRDRFGLANAYNHFRPSLGNIDSNTEFRIERPQVVTPAP